One stretch of Streptomyces agglomeratus DNA includes these proteins:
- the ligD gene encoding non-homologous end-joining DNA ligase — protein MSPITEVEGRRLALSNLDKVLYPATGTTKGEVLHYYATTAPAFLPHLRDRPISFLRYPDGPDGQLFFTKNPPQGTPDWVRTMEVWRSEGQLARQVIIQDLPTLMWAANLVVEFHTPQWLAPEPGIADRLVLDLDPGAPASVAECCEVALWLRERLAADGIESYAKTSGSKGLHLLAALEPTPSEDVSAYAKALALEAQEALGELVVHRMTRALRPGKVFVDFSQNAAAKTTAAPYTLRARVEPTVSAPVTWDEVEEGRAAPAGLVFRAADIGVRLERYGDLLAPLVDPDHAHPLPGV, from the coding sequence ATGTCGCCTATCACGGAGGTGGAGGGGCGGCGCCTGGCGCTCAGCAATCTGGACAAGGTCCTCTATCCGGCCACCGGGACCACCAAGGGCGAGGTGCTGCACTACTACGCCACGACCGCGCCCGCGTTCCTCCCCCATCTGCGCGACCGGCCCATCTCGTTCCTGCGCTATCCGGACGGCCCCGACGGGCAGCTGTTCTTCACCAAGAACCCGCCGCAGGGTACACCCGACTGGGTGCGGACGATGGAGGTCTGGCGCTCCGAGGGCCAGCTCGCGCGGCAGGTGATCATCCAGGACCTGCCGACGCTGATGTGGGCCGCGAACCTCGTGGTGGAGTTCCATACGCCGCAGTGGCTCGCCCCCGAGCCGGGCATCGCCGACCGGCTGGTCCTCGACCTCGACCCCGGGGCTCCGGCGAGCGTCGCGGAGTGCTGCGAGGTCGCGCTGTGGCTGCGGGAGCGGCTGGCGGCGGACGGCATCGAGTCGTACGCGAAGACCTCCGGCTCCAAGGGGCTGCATCTGCTCGCGGCGCTGGAGCCGACGCCGTCCGAGGACGTCTCCGCGTACGCGAAGGCGCTCGCACTGGAGGCGCAGGAGGCCCTCGGGGAGCTGGTCGTGCACCGGATGACGCGGGCGCTGCGCCCCGGGAAGGTCTTCGTCGACTTCAGCCAGAACGCCGCCGCGAAGACGACCGCCGCCCCGTACACCCTCCGGGCGCGGGTCGAGCCGACCGTGTCGGCGCCGGTGACCTGGGACGAGGTCGAGGAGGGCCGGGCGGCCCCGGCGGGGCTCGTCTTCCGGGCGGCGGACATCGGCGTACGGCTGGAGCGGTACGGCGACCTGCTCGCCCCGCTGGTCGACCCGGACCACGCCCATCCGCTGCCGGGGGTGTGA
- a CDS encoding DNA ligase: MTAVVTVVPPVDVMRPRAIPEIPAADGLPGGVQYSVKLDGFRCVAFARGGRDGAAGAVLQSRSGRNMARDFPDITAAIGALPAGLVLDGEVCAWADGAFAFAQLMRPHAARVADGVVVAYVAFDVLAVPGRDVRELPLVQRWELLGAALEGAGPQVQRVLATTDREQAALWYEALVGQGVEGLVCKGLASRYRSRDTKSWVKVRHSDTRDAAVVGYTGTARHPRALVLVLPGDADPLLSTPLTPPVRAQAREALAGVPDEGEERIAAIGLGDVPYRRVGAGLVAEVRQNVGRHATSAVQRLRYSDR; this comes from the coding sequence GTGACCGCCGTGGTCACGGTCGTACCGCCCGTGGACGTCATGCGGCCCCGGGCGATCCCGGAGATCCCGGCGGCGGACGGGCTGCCGGGCGGAGTGCAGTACAGCGTCAAGCTGGACGGTTTCCGGTGCGTGGCGTTCGCGCGCGGCGGGCGCGACGGCGCGGCCGGGGCCGTGCTCCAGTCCCGCTCCGGGCGGAACATGGCGCGGGACTTCCCGGACATCACGGCCGCGATCGGCGCGCTGCCGGCCGGGCTGGTGCTGGACGGGGAGGTGTGCGCGTGGGCGGACGGGGCGTTCGCCTTCGCACAGCTGATGCGGCCGCACGCGGCGCGGGTGGCGGACGGGGTGGTCGTGGCGTACGTCGCCTTCGACGTACTGGCCGTGCCGGGGCGCGATGTGCGCGAACTGCCGCTGGTCCAGCGGTGGGAGCTGCTCGGCGCCGCGCTGGAGGGGGCGGGCCCGCAGGTGCAGAGGGTGCTGGCGACGACCGACCGCGAGCAGGCGGCGCTCTGGTACGAGGCCCTGGTGGGCCAGGGGGTGGAGGGGCTGGTGTGCAAGGGGCTGGCTTCGCGCTACCGGTCCCGGGACACCAAGTCCTGGGTGAAGGTGCGGCATTCGGACACGCGTGACGCGGCCGTCGTCGGTTACACCGGGACCGCGCGGCACCCCCGGGCGCTGGTCCTCGTACTGCCGGGTGACGCGGACCCGCTGCTGTCGACCCCGCTGACACCGCCGGTGCGGGCGCAGGCGCGGGAGGCGCTGGCGGGGGTGCCGGACGAGGGGGAGGAGCGGATCGCGGCGATCGGGCTGGGGGACGTGCCGTACCGGCGGGTGGGGGCGGGACTGGTGGCGGAGGTCCGCCAGAACGTCGGGCGCCACGCGACGTCCGCCGTCCAGCGTCTGCGGTACTCGGACCGCTGA
- a CDS encoding zinc-ribbon domain-containing protein, which produces MIIFGTKSYLYQLAILTLVCGHCGNPAAHTLKKRVSKFTLFFVPLFPFSTKYTTQCTFCGTQQQVSREQAEQLEAAQTQGGGAGRDHLQAPQPGQNPYQR; this is translated from the coding sequence ATGATCATTTTCGGCACCAAGAGCTACCTCTACCAACTGGCCATACTCACCCTCGTGTGCGGGCACTGCGGCAACCCCGCCGCGCACACGCTCAAGAAGCGCGTCAGCAAGTTCACGCTGTTCTTCGTCCCCCTGTTCCCGTTCTCGACGAAGTACACGACCCAGTGCACCTTCTGCGGCACCCAGCAGCAGGTGAGCAGGGAACAGGCGGAGCAGCTGGAGGCCGCGCAGACGCAGGGTGGCGGCGCCGGCCGGGACCACCTCCAGGCACCTCAGCCCGGGCAGAACCCGTATCAGCGCTGA
- a CDS encoding sensor histidine kinase, with product MCCALAALLGALVHVSVTHQTLNQAREKALTRLEEATRAYEAGDPLPPDTGIDPEGLPGSLRELALSGRHGTLVSEHDGRPTMWAAAPAGRRAMAAEIDYSQGVATIMGLDRAIVGSSLLAISATLLVGVFAVTRVTRRLHQTAGVARRISAGDLDARVNDPRTKDPSRPEDEVATVAGALDAMAATLQGKLQSEQRFTADVAHELRTPLTGLHAAAELLPPGRPTQLVQDRVRAMRLLTEDLLEISRLDAGSEQISPEAHRIAPLAERVARGPGRGPGVPTEVRIVRDACVETDRRRLERVLGNLIGNAHQHGREPVVLTVDGPVVTVRDHGDGFPEYLVRHGPQRFRTEPHSGGKGHGLGLTIAVGQAEAIGAELTFANAPDGGAVATLRLPEVPQDAADGASPAHPDGPAHAE from the coding sequence ATGTGCTGCGCGCTCGCGGCACTCCTCGGCGCGCTCGTGCACGTCTCCGTGACGCACCAGACGCTCAACCAGGCCCGCGAGAAGGCGCTCACCCGACTGGAGGAGGCGACGCGGGCGTACGAGGCCGGTGATCCGCTGCCGCCGGACACCGGCATCGACCCGGAGGGACTGCCCGGCTCGCTGCGCGAGCTCGCCCTGTCCGGCCGGCACGGGACGCTCGTCAGCGAGCACGACGGCCGCCCCACGATGTGGGCGGCGGCGCCGGCCGGCCGGCGCGCCATGGCCGCCGAGATCGACTACAGCCAGGGCGTCGCCACGATCATGGGCCTGGACCGGGCCATCGTCGGCTCGTCGCTCCTCGCCATCTCCGCGACGCTGCTCGTCGGCGTCTTCGCCGTCACCCGGGTGACCCGCCGCCTGCACCAGACCGCCGGGGTGGCCCGCCGGATCAGCGCGGGCGACCTCGACGCGCGTGTCAACGACCCGCGTACGAAGGACCCTTCGCGCCCCGAGGACGAGGTGGCCACGGTCGCCGGCGCCCTGGACGCGATGGCCGCGACCCTCCAGGGAAAGCTCCAGAGCGAGCAGCGGTTCACCGCCGACGTGGCCCACGAACTGCGCACCCCGCTGACCGGTCTGCACGCCGCTGCGGAGCTGCTGCCGCCCGGCCGGCCCACCCAGCTCGTCCAGGACCGGGTGCGGGCGATGCGGCTGCTGACCGAGGACCTGCTGGAGATCTCGCGGCTCGACGCGGGCAGCGAGCAGATCAGCCCGGAGGCGCACCGGATCGCACCGCTCGCCGAGCGGGTGGCGCGGGGTCCGGGACGGGGGCCGGGGGTACCGACGGAGGTCCGGATCGTACGGGACGCCTGCGTGGAGACCGACCGGCGGCGACTGGAACGGGTCCTGGGCAATCTGATCGGCAACGCGCACCAGCACGGCCGCGAGCCGGTCGTCCTGACCGTGGACGGGCCTGTAGTGACCGTACGCGATCACGGCGACGGCTTCCCCGAGTACCTCGTGCGGCACGGCCCGCAGCGGTTCAGGACCGAGCCGCACAGCGGCGGCAAGGGGCACGGTCTGGGCCTGACGATCGCCGTGGGGCAGGCGGAGGCCATCGGCGCGGAACTCACCTTCGCGAACGCGCCGGACGGCGGGGCCGTCGCGACGCTGAGGCTGCCGGAGGTGCCGCAGGACGCGGCAGACGGCGCGAGCCCGGCGCACCCGGACGGCCCGGCACACGCAGAGTGA
- a CDS encoding SH3 domain-containing protein has product MPLLPRSPLPRLGLYAAAGALAALTAASPALAAAEPVQPPTETSHTYKGRVIARSGLLLRDKPTRSSRVIGSKPYGAIVHIFCKTRGGSVHGNDRWYLLTDGTWAWGSAHYIANIGAAPRWC; this is encoded by the coding sequence ATGCCCCTGCTCCCCCGGTCTCCGCTCCCCAGGCTCGGCCTGTACGCAGCCGCCGGCGCCCTCGCCGCACTCACCGCGGCGAGCCCCGCGCTGGCGGCGGCGGAACCCGTGCAGCCCCCGACCGAGACGTCCCACACGTACAAGGGGCGCGTCATAGCCAGGTCCGGGCTGCTGCTGCGCGACAAGCCCACCCGCAGCAGCCGGGTCATCGGCAGCAAGCCGTACGGCGCGATCGTCCACATCTTCTGCAAGACCCGCGGCGGCAGCGTGCACGGGAACGACCGCTGGTACCTGCTGACCGACGGCACCTGGGCCTGGGGCTCGGCGCACTACATCGCGAACATCGGCGCCGCCCCGCGCTGGTGCTGA